A genomic region of Platichthys flesus chromosome 4, fPlaFle2.1, whole genome shotgun sequence contains the following coding sequences:
- the urb1 gene encoding nucleolar pre-ribosomal-associated protein 1, with the protein MGLKRQSEDSPESNPPAKKEKVPEFNGTVFKAMLKEATTAKKGLETFISIAKRLPSSDLYDVVEGYIKISMECAEIFKLLEGEKHEEAELMLIFESLEMILLRTASDLSHFNMVGSAIVKKTVSSHIKLVQGSLHSANHRFVRHCLGLLSALVSQGPEAAREVFSHIHISKALSGLAKRRDKKGRPDVRMAYIQFVLSFLVSGDNVTVGQILEVKELLPEIMSTGLKEDRMSLVDLILSTLKTRVLQNKMLSKTQKVRFFTAAVLANIASLYKWNGIVDATTDDTKVVENSEHAGKSVIRDLAHSFLVDVCCSRKHGITFHDASFGTAGRAGNIVLLQFLVGLKQATEDELVAELVVNILKASPDILARYFKETQYSYAPRLKSAWQDNVRLLKKIYQAQPELSAVFQSSEVFPLPRLLSMMMVVSLPPVCNKAFFTQGLSFNNTGVQLTTLSMTNFFLKRASKNIEYLLEVHSSDVYTADMMVDLVEQYRETLSKILPDMTSIVAKWQSLSKKEKTEGEDKKTKTEGSSEKTDNKKEEPVAETAEVIMLKALILQVICLYQRVVPHLVNQCKFDFSKLFKGIVSEKGMRQEVPPVLQYQILQLALDLPASKFSWFRIQDAADTESPSAEKSVLYLLLQMFVSSSSSHLKTSTRMLVLKVLKDSGVFEYNWTELNLWLDQLTRVEPKHQETVILFLERVLVKLVCSSYTYTDKVASLVQEAAYLQANLSNQEGDAASIPISHIDDVLDMLDVIMEGNDGEMEEFGPSLSEDLIIQTFPFSVVVPAALEARNKLPENKGVVHEYLSAVLTDVLHCQREPLPLCLALLQYDKELVASNPSASPHRAVIDLHQYYSKWLPQQSQEDLFKSSEGLSEESATSSSYTALMKAAYSQGPSTLLEETFRKNMEETVALMSMDEFQVAIKQILLYIKSTVENFGTFSKDTGAALLTTVMGQLQGLVMKLQGFEENMEMEPAAAENLQEGSELFLELNQSPAVEANKEQMLVSVLGSIFKQPCLEQWFLALESSALPPNTLNPVRLKHLCAHLTDNTLALLKTSAPVLRDLSQLELLHNYMGAVERSVLKELTEKGSQAAKKQSRSFHALLSLHSYMDPSNLREVVYKLLLLPQESLISPGTKGTPAKLSVYGNAALQILTESKSNTTQDHSIFLTQAHLHGLSTLLLSCSSPALEEFLHQAVSSEPGSARLIHTDVLLHCLQQPASDTQAISALLLQNSSTHRLCFEVWCLEPANMKQLSDQTETFLPLISTYLQVASREDPARPKDVQKEVLNSLKKELLPKLTQCILGSLTEDSGAKFVQALASLIKLSANTQDIRDLIKDLPNALQKVDSFERWQLVDVITEKLADFPEELETWRKSVTTAAVKCLTGSYSHCKDQAASPSEQEQSILERLQRLLTSAEDITAAEWNSFVKNGLKYRYRDHHFLDTLSGLLKVMYGDSEVQKDLIPLSTLHMMTSSHSLFLPTMLDSDEEPSKGQAKEALVSLLLCLVRKCPTVCNSSHFVLLLGAYGATLNTSDQKLLLLLQEYERNQVSLLKFQSFLWGAAAVEHHKTRTSLGASLWKQASSDDLLALLKPEGMLQSIAQFPQRRRLILQEGSELLTNNNPVKDLGNVYDPCFLLPLFSTILQPECVVDCLKFVSSHALGFTVMCLSSYDPKVRAAAYHVLSCFYQHLEGARFREKGQLLYLMDTVKNGIHNPNQRLPFVMTTYVSKGAQQMLKPEDHMYMVLNRFLLSHQSLDFRRVPEFFKLFYGCDLEHKMEREWILSVLEEGISDGNCYELCEQQGIFRSILGFSSSPLCDEQSQAQVIRVLCQAARVNKAAYNLTKSCGLLTWMTQLVEKRNRDLRLLSAVVDLLHVLWFTNLGQKEKRVDAAETSVSAEGKPPSSVKCLPLPFVCEFLCATLAVSRHLRLGGLKAAELSKYLETLCSILKHRGTALNVNKEAERLSMLPQPLSCAEVLTLLLCWASLSGNKELSSQIQVLSEKHKVKALLGMGRDKARGKGSFSQARTQKETPAEEAETEDPGESPLTACRLSLSSILLHWEPVFPPSEPQQVQPGDKLDPSQLARDAAHLLTKWSLRCLVEATYDENRTKSFLRWVETALIKHREILDVMLLDPGLKADLLRLYHRAFEAHCDSSDLARVETFQRFTNIMICLLEAQGHLPDLHQAVVSACRPEATQDSARCDAGLHLLSLYIHELWSGASSAELFLSHVSLVTKCKRGKESKQAQPAVRAICEDIISWRR; encoded by the exons ATGGGTCTAAAGCGCCAAAGTGAAGACTCTCCGGAGTCGAACCCTCCGGCTAAGAAGGAGAAAGTCCCGGAATTTAACGGAACTGTGTTTAAAGCCATGCTGAAGGAAGCTACCACCGCTAAGAAGG GACTGGAGACGTTCATCTCCATCGCCAAGAGGCTGCCGTCCTCAGACCTGTACGATGTGGTGGAAGGGTACATTAAGATCTCCATGGAGTGTGCAGAGATATTCAAGCTGCTGGAGGGAGAGAAGCACGAGGAGGCGGAG TTGATGCTGATCTTCGAGAGTCTGGAGATGATCCTGCTGAGGACAGCCAGCGACCTGTCCCACTTCAACATGGTCGGCAGCGCCATCGTGAAAAAGACAGTTTCCAGCCACATAAAGCTTGTGCAGGGATCTCTGCACTCAGCGAATCACAG GTTTGTCCGTCACTGCCTCGGCCTCCTGTCCGCCCTGGTGTCTCAAGGCCCAGAAGCCGCCAGAGAAGTCTTCAGTCACATTCACATCAGCAAAGCTCTATCTGGACTGGCAAAGAGACGGGACAAGAAG GGAAGACCTGATGTCCGCATGGCTTACATCCAgtttgttctctcttttctggtGTCTGGAGATAATGTGACAGTTGGACAGATATTAGAGGTCAAAG AGCTCCTGCCAGAGATCATGAGTACGGGTCTGAAGGAGGACAGGATGTCTCTCGTGGATCTGATCCTGTCCACACTGAAGACCAGA GTTTTACAGAACAAGATGTTGAGTAAAACACAGAAAGTGCGTTTTTTCACCGCCGCTGTTTTGGCGAACATCGCTTCTCTGTATAAGTGGAACGGGATTGTTGATGCGACCACTGATGATACCAAA GTGGTGGAGAACTcagagcatgctgggaaatcTGTCATCCGGGATCTGGCTCACAGTTTCCTCGTTGACGTGTGTTGCTCTCGTAAACATGGCATCACCTTTCATGATGCCAGCTTCGGCACCGCTGGCAG aGCTGGTAACATCGTGTTACTTCAGTTCCTGGTCGGGCTGAAGCAGGCGACCGAAGATGAACTGGTGGCCGAGCTGGTGGTGAACATACTCAAAGCCAGTCCTGATATTCTGGCCAGATACTTCAAGGAAACTCAGTATTCATACGCACCCCGTCTCAAAAGTGCTTGGCAGGACAATGTCAGGCTCCTGAAAAAG ATCTACCAGGCCCAACCGGAGCTCTCTGCAGTCTTTCAAAGCTCTGAGGtcttccctctccctcgccTCCTCTCCATGATGATGGTGGTCTCTCTTCCTCCCGTCTGCAACAAGGCCTTCTTCACACAGGGCCTGAGT TTCAACAACACAGGAGTGCAGCTCACAACTCTGTCCATGACGAACTTCTTCTTGAAAAGAGCCAGTAAGAACATCGAGTACCTGTTGGAGGTGCACAGCTCTGATGTTTACACTGCTGACATGATGGTGGACTTGGTGGAACAGTACAGGGAGACTCTCAGCAAG ATTTTGCCTGATATGACGAGCATCGTTGCAAAGTGGCAGTCGCTCAGCAAGAAGGAAAAGACGGAGGGCGAAGACAAAAAGACCAAAACAGAAGGAAGCTCTGAAAAGACGGATAATAAAAAGGAAGAACCTG TTGCGGAGACAGCTGAGGTCATCATGCTCAAGGCTCTGATCCTTCAGGTCATTTGTCTTTACCAGAGAGTGGTGCCACATCTGGTCAACCAGTGCAAATTTGACTTCAGCAAGCTCTTTAAAG GCATCGTGTCAGAGAAAGGAATGAGACAAGAAGTCCCTCCAGTGCTGCAGTATCAGATACTGCAGTTGGCCCTTGATCTCCCTGCGAGCAAGTTCTCCTGGTTCCGGATACAG gacGCTGCAGATACTGAGTCTCCGTCTGCAGAGAAGTCGGTGCTGTATCTGCTTCTCCAGAtgtttgtcagcagcagcagcagccacctgAAGACCTCCACACGCATGCTGGTTCTCAAA GTGCTGAAGGACAGTGGCGTGTTCGAGTACAACTGGACTGAGCTCAATCTCTGGCTCGATCAGCTGACCAGAGTCGAGCCAAAGCACCAAGAGACTGTCATCCTGTTCTTGGAGAGG GTGCTGGTGAAACTTGTGTGCAGCTCCTACACTTACACAGATAAGGTTGCCAGTCTGGTGCAGGAGGCAGCTTACCTGCAGGCTAACCTGAGTAACCAGGAGGGGGACGCTGCCAGTATCCCCATCTCTCACATCGATG ATGTCCTGGACATGCTTGATGTCATTATGGAGGGAAATGACGGTGAGATGGAGGAGTTTGGGCCGTCTCTGAGTGAAGACCTCATTATTCAAACCTTCCCCTTCAGTGTGGTGGTACCTGCTGCCCTGGAGGCCCGGAACAAACTGCCAGAAAACAAAG GTGTTGTGCATGAGTACCTGTCCGCTGTGCTCACTGACGTGCTGCACTGTCAGCGAGAGCCGCTGCCCCTCTGCCTGGCTCTGCTGCAGTATGACAAAGAGCTCGTAGCCTCCAACCCGTCGGCTTCTCCTCATCGTGCCGTCATAGACCTTCATCAGTATTACTCCAAGTGGCTGCCACAACAGAGCCAGGAGGACCTG TTCAAGTCTTCTGAAGGCCTTTCAGAGGAATCGGCCACTTCCAGTTCATACACTGCACTAATGAAAGCTGCGTATAGCCAGGGACCGAGCACCCTGCTTGAAGAAACCTTCAGGAAGAACATGGAAGAAACTGTAGCCCTCATGTCGATGGATGAGTTCCAAGTAGCAATCAAGCAGATCCTACTCTACATCAAATCAACAGTGGAAAACTTTGGCACG TTCTCCAAAGACACGGGCGCTGCCCTTTTGACGACCGTGATGGGACAACTCCAGGGTTTGGTGATGAAGCTCCAAGGCTTTGAGGAGAACATGGAAATGGAGCCAGCAGCAGCGGAGAACCTCCAAGAAGGATCAGAGCTTTTCCTGGAACTCAACCAGTCCCCCGCAGTAGAAGCCAATAAAGAGCAG ATGCTTGTTTCGGTTCTTGGCTCGATCTTCAAGCAACCGTGTTTGGAGCAGTGGTTTCTGGCTCTGGAGTCTTCTGCTTTGCCTCCAAACACTCTGAACCCTGTCCGACTGAAGCATCTGTGTGCTCATCTGACCGATAACACTCTGGCCCTGCTGAAGACCAGCGCCCCCGTTCTTCGTGACCTGAGTCAACTGGAGCTCCTACACAACTACATGGGGGCGGTAGAGAGATCTGTTCTCAAGGAGTTAACTGAGAAGGGCTCTCAGGCTGCCAAGAAACAGTCCCGAAGTTTTCATGCCCTCCTGTCTCTGCACAGCTACATGGACCCTTCGAATCTGAGGGAGGTGGTGtacaagctgctgctcctccctcaGGAGAGCCTCATCTCTCCCGGCACTAAGGGCACACCAGCCAAGCTGAGTGTCTACGGTAATGCAGCACTGCAGATCCTCACAGAGAGTAAATCCAACACCACCCAGGACCACAGCATCTTTCTGACACAGGCGCACCTGCACGGCCTGAGCACGCTGCTGTTGTCCTGCTCCAGTCCTGCGCTGGAAGAGTTCCTGCATCAGGCTGTGTCCAGCGAGCCCGGCAGTGCCCGCCTCATCCACACTGACGTGCTGCTGCACTGTCTCCAGCAGCCGGCCTCAGACACTCAGGCCATCAgcgctctgctgctgcagaactcCTCCACCCACCGCCTCTGCTTTGAGGTGTGGTGCTTAGAGCCTGCAAAcatgaagcagctctcagaccaGACAGAAACATTCCTTCCACTGATCAGTACCTACTTACAGGTGGCAAGTAGGGAGGACCCGGCCAGACCCAAAGATG tGCAAAAAGAAGTTTTAAATTCCCTAAAGAAAGAACTGCTCCCCAAGTTGACccagtgcattctgggaagCCTGACAGAAGATTCTGGAGCCAAGTTTGTTCAAGCTCTCGCCAGTTTGATCAAACTCTCTGCAAACACCCAGGACATCAGGGATTTGATCAAAGACCTTCCCAATGCTCTTCAGAAAGTGGACAGTTTTGAAAG ATGGCAGCTTGTAGACGTTATCACCGAGAAACTGGCCGATTTCCCAGAAGAACTAGAAACCTGGAGGAAGTCTGTCACAACTGCTGCCGTCAAGTGTCTCACCGGCTCTTATAGTCACTGTAAAGATCAGGCTGCTTCTCCGTCAGAGCAGGAACAGAGCATCCTGGAGCGGCTGCAGAGACTCCTA ACTTCAGCCGAAGACATCACTGCAGCTGAATGGAACAGTTTTGTCAAGAATGGACTGAA ATATCGGTACAGAGATCATCACTTCCTGGACACTTTGAGCGGCCTGTTGAAAGTGATGTATGGCGACAGTGAAGTCCAGAAGGATCTGATACCTTTGTCGACCCTTCACATGATGACCAGCAGCCATTCTCTCTTCCTGCCCACCATGCTCGACTCGGACGAAGAGCCCAGCAAAGGTCAAGCCAAAG AAGCGTTagtgtctcttcttctctgtctggtGAGGAAATGTCCAACAGTCTGTAACAGCAGTCACTTTGTGTTATTACTGGGAGCATATGGAGCCACGCTGAATACTTCAG ATCAGAAGCTGTTACTGCTTCTTCAGGAATACGAAAGAAACCAAGTCAGTCTGCTGAAGTTTCA GTCCTTCCTGTGGGGCGCAGCAGCTGTGGAGCATCACAAGACCAGGACGAGTCTGGGAGCGTCTCTGTGGAAGCAGGCGAGCTCCGACGACCTGCTGGCTCTGCTGAAACCTGAAGGGATGCTCCAGAGTATCGCACAATTTCCACAGCGGCGAAGACTCATCCTACAG GAAGGCAGTGAGCTGCTGACCAACAACAACCCAGTGAAGGACCTTGGGAACGTGTATGATCCCTGTTTTCTTCTGCCTCTCTTCAGTACCATACTTCAGCCAG AATGTGTGGTTGACTGCCTCAAGTTTGTTTCCAGCCATGCTCTGGGATTTACAGTAATGTGTCTGAGTAGCTACGACCCGAAGGTGCGAGCAGCAGCGTACCACGTTCTGAGCTGCTTCTACCAACACCTGGAGGGCGCTCGGTTCAGGGAGAAGGGACAG CTTCTGTACTTGATGGACACGGTGAAGAACGGGATTCATAATCCAAATCAAAGACTTCCCTTCGTCATGACCACATACGTCTCTAAAGGAGCTCAGCAGATGCTGAAACCTG AGGACCACATGTACATGGTTTTAAACCGATTCCTCCTGTCCCATCAGAGTTTGGACTTCAGAAGAGTCCCAGAGTTCTTCAAGCTATTCTATGGTTGCGACTTAGAG CACAAGATGGAACGCGAGTGGATCCTGAGCGTGCTGGAGGAAGGGATAAGCGATGGAAACTGCTACGAACTGTGCGAGCAACAAGGCATCTTCAGGAGCATTTTAGGCTTCAGCAGCAGTCCCCTGTGTGATGAGCAGTCACAG GCCCAGGTTATCAGGGTGCTGTGCCAGGCCGCCCGTGTTAACAAAGCAGCTTATAACCTCACCAAAAGCTGTGGACTCCTGACCTGGATGACACAGTTGGTGGAAAAAAG GAATCGAGACTTGCGTCTGCTCAGTGCCGTCGTAGATCTGCTCCACGTGCTGTGGTTTACAAACCTGGGGCAGAAGGAGAAGCGTGTGGATGCAGCTGAAAcctctgtgtctgcagagggGAAACCTCCGAGCTCAGTGAAGTGTCTCCCTCTACCCTTCGTCTGTGAATTCCTGTGTGCGACGTTGGCCGTCAGCAGACATCTCAG GTTGGGGGGTCTGAAGGCTGCTGAGCTCAGCAAGTATCTGGAGACCCTGTGCTCCATACTGAAGCATCGAGGGACAGCTCTCAATGTCAACAAAGAGGCCGAGCGACTCTCCATGCTCCCGCAGCCTCTCTCCTGTGCCGAGGTTCTGACCCTGCTCCTCTGCTGGGCCTCGCTGTCCGGCAACAAGGAACTCTCTTCTCAAATACAAGTCCTGTCTGAAAAGCACAAAGTGAAGGCATTGCTGG gGATGGGGAGAGATAAGGCCAGGGGTAAAGGCTCCTTTTCCCAGGCCCGCACACAGAAGGAGACCCCGGCTGAAGAAGCTGAAACTGAGGATCCGGGAGAGAGTCCCCTGACAGCTTGTAGACTCAGCCTCAGCAGTATCCTCCTTCACTGGGAGCCCGTGTTTCCTCCCTCTGAGCCGCAGCAGGTTCAGCCAGGAGACAAACTGGATCCCAGTCAGCTGGCCAGGGATGCTGCACACCTGCTCACCAAGTGGTCCCTGAGGTGCTTGGTGGAGGCCACGTATGATGAGAACAGAACAAAGAGCTTCCTGCGCTGGGTTGAAACGGCTTTGATAAAACACAGGGAGATTTTAGATGTCATGCTGCTCGATCCCGGCTTGAAAGCTGACCTGCTGCGACTCTACCACCGGGCCTTTGAAGCTCATTGTGACTCCAGCGATTTGGCAAGAGTGGAAACCTTCCAGCGATTTACCAACATTATGATTTGCTTACTGGAGGCCCAGGGCCACCTTCCAGATCTGCATCAGGCAGTCGTCTCCGCCTGCCGGCCAGAGGCCACTCAAGATTCGGCTAGATGTG ACGCAGGGCTGCATCTATTGTCGTTGTACATTCATGAGCTGTGGAGCGGCGCCTCTTCAGCCGAGCTCTTCCTGTCTCATGTCAGTTTGGTGACCAAGTGTAAGAGAGGGAAAGAATCCAAACAAGCACAACCAGCCGTCAGAGCCATCTGTGAAGACATCATCAGCTGGAGGAGATAA